ATGATAAATAGCAGCGCCACGCTGCACAGCCACAACAGGATGGTGACAAACAGGGGGCGCATGGTGCTGGACCGCTTATCGTGCATGGTAAGACTCTCTCTCTCCTTTGTGCCTGCTTGTCGAGGCAAGATTCCCTGAGTAGGCACTTGGTGTTCACCAGGTCGTAACATCCTTTAACACACGGGCCAACCGCGGATAATACCGACTCAGACCGGTTTAGGGGTTAGATCACGTCGGAAAGTTCGATTTTTTATATAAGAAATTATCCCGCACCCCGGATTTTCTCCGAATAATCCCGGGGACATGGCGAAAAGCTTTCGCTCCGAGTATCAGGGCGTGTAGCGTTGACGCGTATTCCGGCGCTGATCTCCAGCCCTCGTGAATACGGGCGGAGGGCGGCTCATGAGGCAAACGCTGTTCAAACTTTTCCTTACCCGGCGCCTGGCGACCCTGGCCAGTATCGAATCGTTGCGTGCGATTCGGGAGGGATTGTTGTGGATCCTGCCCTGCCTGCTGGTGTCTGCCGGTTTTCTGATCCTGTCCGAGTGCGCCAGAGTGCTGGGTTTCAGCCCGCAGGCGGTGAGCTTTCTGGCGGGCCTTCATGACCGCATCAGTTCGGTGATTCCGCTGCTGGTCGCTGCCTCCATTGGTTATATGCTGGCCATCCAGCACCGCCTGCCACAGTTGCCGGTCGCTTTTTTGTGCCTTGCCCATGTCGTGGTCGCCACGTATCTGTTGCGCGACTATCCCCGGGCTTCGGCCACCTTCCTGCTGTTTATCGCCATTGCATCGCCGCTGATCAACGTGCCCGCCATCGCCTGGCTGCACCGTTTGCGCTGGACACGTCTGGTCCATGAAGACCTGATCGGGCACAACCTCAAGGGCACGATCAACATGGTGGTTCCCGGCGCGATCACCGCGCTGGTGTTGGTGGTGGTGCTGTCGTTGCTGCTGCAGATTCCCTATGTGGCGCAACTGCAAGGGCCGCAGGTGCTCAATGTGCTGCAGACGCCTTATGGCAGCGGTTTGTTTGTGACCTTGATGAACTCGCTGTTGTGGTTTTTCGGGGTTCACGGCGTGTACGCCATGCAGCCGCTGTTCGATGTGCTGGATCAGGCCGTGGTGCTCAATGGTGCCGCGTTGGCGGCGGGTGAGCCGGTCCAGTACCTGCTTAACAGCGGCCTGTTGGGCAGCTTCGCGTTTATCGGTGGATCGGGCGGCGCGTTGTGCCTGCTTCTGGCGATCCTGCTGTTTTCCAGGAGCACGTCCATGCGGTTGCTGGCGATGGCCAGCTTGCCGCTCTCGTTATTCAACGTCAGCGAAGTGTTGCTGTTCGGTCTGCCGATCATCCTCAACCCGCGGTTGTTCATACCGTTTCTGTTGGTGCCGGCATTGAACGCAACCCTGGCGTTGGCGGCGGTGCAGCTGGGCTGGGTGTCGCCGGCAGTGGCCAGTGTGCCGTTCACCGCACCGGTGTTGCTCAATGCTTACCTCAGTACCCAGGGCGACTTGGCCGCCGTGGTGCTGCAAGTTGGGCTGATGGGCCTGGGAACGCTGGTGTATGCGCCGTATGTACGTGCGATTCATCGCCAGTCCAGCGAAGGCGGCACGGTGTACCTCAAGTCGCTGGACATGACCTTTCGCGGCCTTGAGGAGAAAGGCCGGTTGCTGGAGTTCGACCCGGTCCTGGCTTCGCACCGCACCCTCGCTCGGCAGGCCACGCAATTGAACCGGATCCAGCAGATCAGCGACTACGAGTTCTATCTCGAGTTTCAACCGCAGATCTCCACCCGCACAGGGCTGTGCACCGGCTGCGAAGCCTTGATGCGCGCCCGGGACAGCCAGGGCAGGGTGCATTCGCCCTGGGAGTTCCTGCAATGGTTGGCGCAGGCCCGGTTGATGCCGGATGTGGACGTGTGGGTGGCGTCCCAGGCGGTACGCCAATACCAGAAGTGGAAGAAGGCCGGGTTTGAATTGCCCATGACCATCAATGTCTCCAGCGTCACGCTCAAGGACGCGGCGTACGGTGATCGCCTGGTGGAAATTCTCGCCCAGGCCCAGGGCTGGGTGTCGGTGGAAATCACCGAAGACGCGCTGGTCAGCGATATTCAGGCCACCCGCCAGACCATCCAGAAACTGCAGGCCTTGGGGGCAAAGGTGTACATCGATGACTTCGGCACCGGGTTTTCGGCGTTGAGTTATCTGCACCAGTTTCCGGTCGACTTCATCAAGATCGATCGCAGCTTTGTGGTTGCCCAGCACGACCCCAAGGGCGCTCAGGTGCTGACCGGCATGCTGCGTTTCTGTGAGGCACTGAACCTGGGCGTGGTGGTGGAAGGGGTCGAGACTGCCGAGCAATTGGCGTTTTTGAACACGGGGGCTGAGCTGTTCATTCAGGGGTGGTATTTCAGCAGGGCGTTGCCGGGGGATGAGGTGCCGCAGTTTGTACGCAAGCGGGCGGCGCTGGCGTGATCTGGCAGTCCTGGGGCCGACCCGTTTGGCAGCCGGCCCCGTTCAAACGCAGCAAGCCGCCTTGCTAGATCGCCTCGTAGCTGCGATTGGTCCGCTCAATTTCCTCAACCAGTCCGTCTATGGCGTTCAACCGTGCCCGATTGTCATGTCCCCAGGGATGAAAGCTCGGTTTGAAATAGTCCAGCCACGGCCGCAGCATACGTGGAAAGACCCCCCTGGGCCGATACAGAAACTTGAGCATGCGCCAGAAGCCTTTGAGATACCCACCGGATTTGCGGTCAGCAATCAACAGGCGCACGTGGAAGTCGAACACCACCAGCCAGAACAGCAGCGTGGTAAACAGCATGGTGCCGGTGCGCAGCAGGTAGCGCTTGGGCCCAGGCTTGATCACGGTGTTCCACACATCGAAGGCCACCGCTTTATGTTCGGTTTCTTCAAGGGCGTGCCAGTACCACATCTGTCGATAGCCCTTGAGTGAGTCGCCAAAACGCGATGGATCGCTCAGCAGGATTTCCGCGAGCATCGCCGTGTAGTGCTCAAGGGCGATGGTCACCGCGAGGTTGAAGGAAGGCGGCAGGTGTTTCTTTTGCAGGTCCAGGAAGAACTTCAAGCGACGGTCGAGGCTGTGGGCCGGCAGGCCCGCCGTGTGCAGCAGGTTGTTGTAGGCCACGTGTTCGCGGCTGTGCATTGCCTCCTGGCCGATAAAACCCTGGATCTCCTTTTTCAGAGCCGGATCGTCGATGCGCGACCGGTAGTGGCGCACGCTGTCCATGAAGAACAGCTCGCCCTGGGGAAACAGCAGCGACAGGGCATTGAAAAAATGCGTGATGAACGGGCCTTGTTCGTGCCAGTTGGTAATGCGCTCGGCGGGCAGGGCGAAGCGGATGTCACGGCGAATCGGCAACATAGTGAGTGCTCCTGTTCAGAGGCGAGGCTCGTCGTTGGTTTCAAACACGGGCGTGCGCGGTTTGGGGGCCATGCGCTTGCTGGCAAACACCACCAGCGCTTGATAGGCCGCCGGCAGGCAACGGGCGAGCAGGTCGAGGAAATACGCATCGCGGCCGATCAGCACGCGGCGTTTGTTTTTGCGCACACTTTGCAGAATCACCTTGGCGGCCTGATCGGCATCGGTGATAAACAGCTTTTCGAAATCGGCGCGCGCTTGCTGTTCGCTGTGAATCAAAAAGCCGGTCATGTTCGCGTCGATACGGCTGCTGCGGCAGATATCGGTACGAATCCCGCCGGGATGCACGCAGGTGGCGCTGACGCCGCAGCGCTGCAAGTCCAGCTCCTGGCGCAGCGCTTCGGTAAAACCGCGTACCGCGAACTTGCTGGCGTTATAGCCACTCATCCCGGGCTGGGCGAACAGGCCGAACACACTGGAGGTGTTGATGATATGCCCTTCGCCGCTGGCCTTGAGGTAAGGCAGGAACGCCTTGGTGCCGTGCACCACCCCCCAGAAATTGATGCCGACAATCCACTCCAGGTCGGCATAGTCCACGCCTTCCACGGTGCTCGACAGCGCCACCCCGGCATTATTGAAGATCAGGTTGACCTGGCCATGCTCGGCTGCGCACCGCGCCGCCCAGTCGAGCATGGCTTGGCGGTCGGCGACATCCAGTACCTGGGTGGTAACGCTCACCGGCGACAGGGTCGACGTCCTGATCAGGTCTCGTGTGTGCTCCAGTCCCTGGCTGTTCTTGTCGGCCAGGGCCAGGTGGCAGCCTTCCCGTGCCAGGGCCAGGGCCAGTGCACGGCCCATGCCGGAGGCCGCTCCCGTAATCGCCGCGACGCGGCCGCTGAATGACTTCATGACAGACTGCCTTCCGGGGCGCAATGAGGGGTTTGCACTGTGCGCGGGATGGACGCAACCGGTGCCCGGCTGACGTCATAATCCTTGAGCGCAAACTGCCGGGTGACCTGCTTGAAACGCCACGTCGAGGCGGGCCACAGCGTGGTGTTCTTGCCGGTGC
This region of Pseudomonas sp. MUP55 genomic DNA includes:
- a CDS encoding EAL domain-containing protein, giving the protein MRQTLFKLFLTRRLATLASIESLRAIREGLLWILPCLLVSAGFLILSECARVLGFSPQAVSFLAGLHDRISSVIPLLVAASIGYMLAIQHRLPQLPVAFLCLAHVVVATYLLRDYPRASATFLLFIAIASPLINVPAIAWLHRLRWTRLVHEDLIGHNLKGTINMVVPGAITALVLVVVLSLLLQIPYVAQLQGPQVLNVLQTPYGSGLFVTLMNSLLWFFGVHGVYAMQPLFDVLDQAVVLNGAALAAGEPVQYLLNSGLLGSFAFIGGSGGALCLLLAILLFSRSTSMRLLAMASLPLSLFNVSEVLLFGLPIILNPRLFIPFLLVPALNATLALAAVQLGWVSPAVASVPFTAPVLLNAYLSTQGDLAAVVLQVGLMGLGTLVYAPYVRAIHRQSSEGGTVYLKSLDMTFRGLEEKGRLLEFDPVLASHRTLARQATQLNRIQQISDYEFYLEFQPQISTRTGLCTGCEALMRARDSQGRVHSPWEFLQWLAQARLMPDVDVWVASQAVRQYQKWKKAGFELPMTINVSSVTLKDAAYGDRLVEILAQAQGWVSVEITEDALVSDIQATRQTIQKLQALGAKVYIDDFGTGFSALSYLHQFPVDFIKIDRSFVVAQHDPKGAQVLTGMLRFCEALNLGVVVEGVETAEQLAFLNTGAELFIQGWYFSRALPGDEVPQFVRKRAALA
- a CDS encoding metal-dependent hydrolase translates to MLPIRRDIRFALPAERITNWHEQGPFITHFFNALSLLFPQGELFFMDSVRHYRSRIDDPALKKEIQGFIGQEAMHSREHVAYNNLLHTAGLPAHSLDRRLKFFLDLQKKHLPPSFNLAVTIALEHYTAMLAEILLSDPSRFGDSLKGYRQMWYWHALEETEHKAVAFDVWNTVIKPGPKRYLLRTGTMLFTTLLFWLVVFDFHVRLLIADRKSGGYLKGFWRMLKFLYRPRGVFPRMLRPWLDYFKPSFHPWGHDNRARLNAIDGLVEEIERTNRSYEAI
- a CDS encoding SDR family NAD(P)-dependent oxidoreductase; protein product: MKSFSGRVAAITGAASGMGRALALALAREGCHLALADKNSQGLEHTRDLIRTSTLSPVSVTTQVLDVADRQAMLDWAARCAAEHGQVNLIFNNAGVALSSTVEGVDYADLEWIVGINFWGVVHGTKAFLPYLKASGEGHIINTSSVFGLFAQPGMSGYNASKFAVRGFTEALRQELDLQRCGVSATCVHPGGIRTDICRSSRIDANMTGFLIHSEQQARADFEKLFITDADQAAKVILQSVRKNKRRVLIGRDAYFLDLLARCLPAAYQALVVFASKRMAPKPRTPVFETNDEPRL